Genomic segment of Methanoculleus horonobensis:
GGGCGAAGAGTTCGTCCCGGGTATACCCGAGGCACCGGCAGGCGAGCGCGTTCGCATCCAGTACCCGGTAGGGCGTCCCTTCCCTCCCGACGGCACATACCAGCAGGAAATCGTTTCCGCTATCAAAGAGGAGACGGTAACGGTCCCTGCTCTCCTGGAGATCGCGCCGGGAACGGTCCAGTTCTCCGAGCATCAGGTTGACCTCGTCCACAAACCGCGAAACCGGGTCGCCCCGGGCGGCAGGGAAGCGGGCCGGGGGACTGCTCGTTGACCTGATACCTTCGATGCTTGAGTCCATGCCGGCGATGCGTGCGGCGACTTCCCGCTCCTTGAGCCAGATTCCGAGCAGCCCGAAGGCGATGCAGACGACGAGGAGTTCGATGAGCAGAACGCCGGGAGAGGTCAGGATATCGCCGGAGATGCCAAACGGGAGAATAAGCGCGAAGGGGATCCGGTTGCGAGGCCGGGGCATACGGTAGGCCGGGGGGGAAAAAGCGGGGGACAGGGGGTGGTCGTTGCAGGAGGCCATGCCGTTATACCGAGTCGCATATACCGGGGCAGATTCCTGCCCGTGGCCTGCGGGACTGACCGGGGAGGTCATCCGGTCGCCCCGCAGGTGTCTACCGTGGTGGTTCCGGGGCGCTTTTTATCCGTGCGCCTTTGTATCCCATGATAGTAAATGTAGTATATATATGTTGCCTATACGGGGGAGAAGTTTACAGCGTAAATTCGATTTTTTATATCGGTTGAGGGGACCTTGCGGGACACCGAAGCAGGTGTGTCGGTCTTTTGGCAGACTGATCCGGGGGGCGGAGGAGACCTATCCGGACCCGGGACTCTCATTCTTATCGGCTGCGCGGGCGCTCCTCTGCATCATCACCGCGAAGATCACGGTTCCGAGGAGGCTTATCGCGCCGCCTACGTAGAAGACGGCGTCGATGCCGATGTAGTCCATGAAGACGCCCCCCATCAACGGTGCGATGATCATGCCGATCCCGAAGACCGTGTTGTAGGCGCCCATCGAAGTTCCCATCCCGATCGTTCGGCCCGCATCGACCGTCAGGGCCATGATGGCCGGCTGCTGGATGGCCCCCCCGATACCGACGAAGGAGGTGATCAGGAGCAGGGGGCCAAACGATCCCGATAGAGGAATCACAGCGATCGCCAGCGCTGTTATTGCCGAACCCACGACGATCAGGGTGACCTTGTTCCCGGTATCGGTGATCCTTCCCATCGGCACCTGGAGGAGCGCCATCAGGAAGGTGTTCGCGGAGAGGACGATGCCCACCTCGGTGGGACTGATCGCGATCAGCGGGCCGAAGATCGGAATGAAGACCATCATGCCTCCACGCCCGAGTGCGCTGATGAAGGAGAAGACCATGACCCCCCGCATGACCGGGAGCCTGAGGATCTCCCGGAGCGGGACCGCGTTCCCTTCGGAAACCGTGAACGTGCCGCTTTTCGCCTCCGGAAGGGAGATGCCGACGAGGAGCGTGGCGAACGCCGAGAGGGCGGCCATGACGTAGAAGACCGAGTCCAATCCGAACGTGTCGTTCAGGAAGCCCCCGAGCAGCGGCCCCATCCCCATGCCGAGGAACATCGAGATGGAGAAGTTCCCCATATGGCTCCCCTCTTTCCCCTTCTCCGAGAGGTCGGCGACGTAGGCCATGGCTATCGGGACGACCATGGCCGATGCGAGGCCGTGGGCGAAGCGGACTGCGGTGAGCGAGTAAACACTGTCGACGATGATATACGCAAGCGACAGAACCGCGTACGCGAACATGCCGATGAGGATGATCCATTTCCTCCCCCGGCGATCGGATATCCGGCCGATGATGGGCATGAAGACCGACCGGGAGAGAGCAAAGGCTGAGAAGATGATGCCGAGCCAGATGCCGGTCGCACCGAGGTTCTCCGCGTAGATGGGCAGCAGCGGGCTGACGATCCCGAGCCCGAGCATGGTGGCGAAGACGGAGATGAATAAGACGTTATAGATGCGTTTGGCGGTATTCATGCAAGTTACACTCGAATAAGGATCAGGCCCGCGAATCGGGTCTGCGGGGGGTTGTTCTACAGTTGCGGGGAAAAGAGTTGGTGGTACTGCGCCTTATATATTAGGTCGCGGTTCGGAATCACATCTGGTGTGCGACGCAGCACCACCGGTCGTAGAGCGGATCACGCCGGTTCTCGAAGATCTCGGTCTTCCTGCCTTCTCGTGTGCACCACTCTTCCACTCTGGCAGCCTCCTCCTCCGTGCCGACGGTGATCAGCGTCTCGCTGGTGAGAGCGAGGAGGTTCGCGACGATCGTTCTCCAGAGGGTTGTATTGTAGGAGTAGATCTCCCCGACCATGAAGGCCGCGCCGAGGGGAACCGGGTCGATATAATGGGACGCCTTCTGCGCGTCGATGCAGATGGTGTCTGAGGGCACGAGACGCCCTTTCGAGAGGCCGAGCGCGAGGAGCGCCGGATCGTTGTCGTAGGCGAGCGCCCGCACCCCTCCCGCCCGGAGAGCCGCGGTGCCGACCCCCGACCCGCAGCAGCAGTCGAGACAGGGTGTTCCCGCGCGGTCGCCCCAGACCTCGTCGAGGAGGTCGCGGATCTTTCCTTCCCGGTCGTGGCGGAGGTCTTCGAGGGCGGGGAACGTGGTCGCCAGCAGTTCCGTGCTGTAGTACTCGCGGACCGCCGAGAGCCATCTCTCCCGGCTCTCCTGGTAGATCTCGCCGCCGACCGCCTCGAAACACTCGATGGCGGCGAGCGTCGGCTCCCGGAAGAGGAACGAGGCTGCGTGCCACCCCTCGTCGTCGTGGAGCGCGAGCGCGATCGGCTCCTCCTTCTCGTCGACCAGGAGGCGGCCCTCGTCCGGCGCTATCCGGAGCAGCAGCAGCGTGCACGAGTCTACCGCCAGGTCCGAAAACGACGGCTCGACCAGCCGGCACCCCTCGACCTCGAGGATCTCTGCAACCTTCATGCCGCCCGCCTCTCGATCTTCATGCCGCCCGGCGCCCGGATGACCCCGTCCACGCGTGCGTCTTCGTGCAGGGTGAGACGTTTGCAGGAGACGTTCCCGAGGATATGCACTTCCTGCTCGATCGTCACGTCGCCGTCGCTCTGGACGTCGCCGTGAACGGCCGTTCCTCTGGCGATGCTCGCACCTTCGCGCGCATGAAGGCTCCCGAAGATCGTCGTCTCCTCCCGGACGGCGATCGAGCCGGCGCGGATGTTCCCGTGCAGCCGGCACCCGGCCCCGACAGCCATCTTCTCCGGAACGGCGAAGGTCTGCATGTTGAGGACGGCGCCGCCCGGGATCATCAGCGGCGTGGCGGTGGGAGTGGTCTCGTCGTCGTCGCCGAAGAGTTTCTCGAGGACGGAACTCAGCTCTTCCTCCTTCTCGATCCCGAGGACGGCCACCAGGTACATCACGATGTAGATGATGACCGGCATCGGGTTTCGGATGGAGATCCAGCCTTTCGCCTCGAACCCGCGCTCGATCTGGACGTTGTCCCCGATATCGAGGTCGCCCTTGACGACCAGTTTGCCCAGGATCTTCACCCCTTCGCCGAGGTAGGCGTCCTCCTCGACGACGACGTCCCCGTTGATCTCGCACCAGTTGTCTATCCTGGCGTCGCCGCTTGCAACGATGTTGCCGTTGATCTTGCTGAATTCACAGACCACGACATCGTTGCCGAAGAGGCCGTAATCGATCCGGCACCGCTCGCCGATGACGATATCCTGTTCGGTCTTGAGCGTCCTCTCCTGGAGCTCGGTATTGTCCGGGAGGGTGCAGCCCTTGATCCAGTCGTGGTCTCCTGTCGGTTCCATTTACCCGGTATAATCTTCATGCCCCATACTTATGACTCTTATTAATTAGATCCAGGGTGATCGGCATGAGATCGCGGCCGCGGATACGGTGAAGCCCACCCTCCGCGCACGAGATCTCGTCGAACCGGTTCGTCCGGTCGATCCGGACGCCCGGCCCCCGGATGACGACCGGAACCGGGTCGGCGCTGTGGTCTTTGACCGAGCAGGGCGTGCTGTGGTCGGCGCAGATGACGATCAGCGTCTCCTTGAGATCGAGCAGCGGCGCGAGGGCCTTATCAATCACTTCGATGAAGTCGCGTTTCTGGATGCCTTTGCCGTCGTGACCGGCCTCGTCCGCGCCCTTGATATTCATCAGCACGAAGTCCTTCCGGCCGAGTTCGCCTATCGCCGCCCGCACCTTGGCGTCGAGATCGGAGTCGGCCGACCCGGTCGTCCCCGGCACCGGGATGTGCTCGAGCCCCACGACCTTCCCGATCCCGGAGATGAGGGTGGCCGCCGAGATGACGCTCCCGGAGAGCCCGTAGCGCTCGGAGAACTGCGGCAACTCGCCCATCTTTCCGGCACCCCGGATCAGGAGGAGATTTGCGGGCGGCAGTCCTTCCTCCATTCGCCGGACGTTCATCGGGTGGTGATACAGGATCTTGCCTGACTGGCGGATGAACTCGTTGCAGGCATCGGCGGTCTTTCTGTCCGCCGGGTCGTCGGTGCAGGGCCGAATCGTGAGCGGCTGCACCCCCTCTTTCTTCGGGTCGTTCGAAGAGACCTTATCGCCGAGCCCTTCCCCGACGAGAGCGAGGGCTGCCCGGTGGCCGGCGCCCGCCTCGAACCGGAACTCCAGGCCGAGCGCCGAGAGGTCGACGCCGTCCCGGATGGCCTCTGCAAGCGGTTCCGTCCCGGATATCCGGCCGGCCCGGCGGTCGGTAACGAGGCCGTCCGCGTCCACGGTGCCGAAGTTGCACCGGAAGCCGATCATCCCGGCGGTCATGTGGATGCCGGTTCCTTCGGCCTCGAGCGGGCCGCGGCCGGTGTAGAACTCCTGCGGCGGGTAGCCGAGCAGGGCGAGGTGGGAGGTGTCGGACCCGGGCCGTATCCCGGGCGCGACGGAATCCATGATCCCGCATATGCCTTCAGCGGCGAGCCGGTCGAGAACCGGGGTTCGTGCGGCGGCGAGGGGGGTCAATCCGTCCAGCGCTTCGCAGGGGCGGTCGGAGATCCCATCCAGTACCAGGAAGAGAACCTTCTCAGCAATCATCGAGAACAGATGAGATCCGTAACGTGATTACTCTTCCCGGTAGGCAACCGAGATCCGGGTCGCCGGATAGCCCTTCTCCTTCTGGACGAGTGCCAGGCACCGCTCGATCCGGAGAAGCGCCTCCTGTGCGAAGATCTCGCTCTCCTTGCGGCGCTCCTCCCCGCACCCGAGCATGATGAGGATGTTGGCCGTCTTGATGATCTCGGCCGAGAGACACCGGAGTTCTCCAGCGAGTTCCTCGCCGAGGACTGCTCTCATGTCGCACGCGCAGTTATAGAGCTGGTGCGAGCACTGCTCGAGCATCGCGTTCGAGGCGAGAACCCGGGCGCTGCCGCTCTCCCTCTCCCGGAGTTCGTCCCACTCCCGGTGGAACCGGACAATCATCCTCACGATGATCCCCCGCGCCATCGTCTGCTGCTCGTCGAGACCCTGACGATTGAGCACGACCCGGTTCGTTCTCCGCCCTTCGACCATCATTGCCGTCACCTCCCTCTCGTCTTCCGGCGGATGCATACCCCGTCATGGAGCATATACCCTTCGCGCCGTTCCCGCCGGGTGAGCGAGGGGGCGTGAAGGCAATGGGATTGCAAAAATAAGGTGAGCAGCCGGCCTTATATGGCCGCAACCTGCTCGAGTTTGGACTTGGTGATCTCGACCCGGCGGATCGGGTAGATCGTCTTGACGACCTTGAAGATGTCCCGGGCCATGTCGCCGGAGACGATCTCCTTGACCAGGGTCTCGAAGTCGCTCTCTGCCGCCCTGGCAGCGAGGGCCTGCGAGATTGCCTGCCGTACGGCGTGCACCTGGCTCTGCTCGGCCCTCGAGAGGGTGAGACAGACGACCGTCACCCGCAGGAGTTTCTTGTCCTTGCTGACGATCGGGTGGATGGTGTCGATGCGGGATGCCCGCCGCTTGACCATCGACCGGAGGTAGTCGCGGGTCACTTCGTGCCCGACGAACTCGGTGTACGCGGCGTCGCCTGCGACGTTGTTGATCTTGAACCTCATCTTGATGTGGGACTTGGAGTAGTCCTGCACGACTTCGCCGAGCGTAGCGGTCATGACGCGGCCGACCATGTTCTCGGGGTCGGCGGAGATGGCGTCACCGATCTCGGCTTTGCCGAAGGCGTCGGGTACGTAGACACGGTACCACTTCTTGGCCTTCCAGCCTTCCAACCTTCTTCCAACCTGTTTCTTCTTTGCCATGGTATCACTTCTCTCTTATTATCGATTTTTCAGCCCATTTGATCCTGATTCCACTCCGGACTTCTCCGATCCGCTCTGCCGCCGTCTCGTGGCGGCGCTGCATACGTCCTCCGCGATCGCCAGGTTCATGAGGTAGTCGTCCACCGAGGCGATGATCGACCTGAGCCTGGTTCCGTCGATCTCGGCCCGCACCCTCTCCTCGATCGCGGTTGTCCGGATCAGGGTGAGGTTGTCGGGTTCGAGTGCCGCGGCCACGCAGCCGGGGAGGCTGTGCGGCGTCTCGATCGTGCCCTCGATCCGGATCATGCCGGAATCGCCTCCAGGAGCGCTTGCCTGAACCGGTCGGCCTGATCGGCGGCGATCCGGGCGCCGGCTCTCAGGCGGTGCCCGCCGCCCCGGCCGCCGCACGCCTCCGCGATCGTTCGCATCAGCGCCTCGAGGTCGAGGTCGATGCCCGGCGGGCAGCGTGCCGAGACGGAGCAGTCATCGC
This window contains:
- a CDS encoding MFS transporter; this encodes MNTAKRIYNVLFISVFATMLGLGIVSPLLPIYAENLGATGIWLGIIFSAFALSRSVFMPIIGRISDRRGRKWIILIGMFAYAVLSLAYIIVDSVYSLTAVRFAHGLASAMVVPIAMAYVADLSEKGKEGSHMGNFSISMFLGMGMGPLLGGFLNDTFGLDSVFYVMAALSAFATLLVGISLPEAKSGTFTVSEGNAVPLREILRLPVMRGVMVFSFISALGRGGMMVFIPIFGPLIAISPTEVGIVLSANTFLMALLQVPMGRITDTGNKVTLIVVGSAITALAIAVIPLSGSFGPLLLITSFVGIGGAIQQPAIMALTVDAGRTIGMGTSMGAYNTVFGIGMIIAPLMGGVFMDYIGIDAVFYVGGAISLLGTVIFAVMMQRSARAADKNESPGSG
- a CDS encoding class I SAM-dependent methyltransferase; translation: MKVAEILEVEGCRLVEPSFSDLAVDSCTLLLLRIAPDEGRLLVDEKEEPIALALHDDEGWHAASFLFREPTLAAIECFEAVGGEIYQESRERWLSAVREYYSTELLATTFPALEDLRHDREGKIRDLLDEVWGDRAGTPCLDCCCGSGVGTAALRAGGVRALAYDNDPALLALGLSKGRLVPSDTICIDAQKASHYIDPVPLGAAFMVGEIYSYNTTLWRTIVANLLALTSETLITVGTEEEAARVEEWCTREGRKTEIFENRRDPLYDRWCCVAHQM
- a CDS encoding polymer-forming cytoskeletal protein — protein: MEPTGDHDWIKGCTLPDNTELQERTLKTEQDIVIGERCRIDYGLFGNDVVVCEFSKINGNIVASGDARIDNWCEINGDVVVEEDAYLGEGVKILGKLVVKGDLDIGDNVQIERGFEAKGWISIRNPMPVIIYIVMYLVAVLGIEKEEELSSVLEKLFGDDDETTPTATPLMIPGGAVLNMQTFAVPEKMAVGAGCRLHGNIRAGSIAVREETTIFGSLHAREGASIARGTAVHGDVQSDGDVTIEQEVHILGNVSCKRLTLHEDARVDGVIRAPGGMKIERRAA
- a CDS encoding 2,3-bisphosphoglycerate-independent phosphoglycerate mutase produces the protein MIAEKVLFLVLDGISDRPCEALDGLTPLAAARTPVLDRLAAEGICGIMDSVAPGIRPGSDTSHLALLGYPPQEFYTGRGPLEAEGTGIHMTAGMIGFRCNFGTVDADGLVTDRRAGRISGTEPLAEAIRDGVDLSALGLEFRFEAGAGHRAALALVGEGLGDKVSSNDPKKEGVQPLTIRPCTDDPADRKTADACNEFIRQSGKILYHHPMNVRRMEEGLPPANLLLIRGAGKMGELPQFSERYGLSGSVISAATLISGIGKVVGLEHIPVPGTTGSADSDLDAKVRAAIGELGRKDFVLMNIKGADEAGHDGKGIQKRDFIEVIDKALAPLLDLKETLIVICADHSTPCSVKDHSADPVPVVIRGPGVRIDRTNRFDEISCAEGGLHRIRGRDLMPITLDLINKSHKYGA
- a CDS encoding 30S ribosomal protein S3ae yields the protein MAKKKQVGRRLEGWKAKKWYRVYVPDAFGKAEIGDAISADPENMVGRVMTATLGEVVQDYSKSHIKMRFKINNVAGDAAYTEFVGHEVTRDYLRSMVKRRASRIDTIHPIVSKDKKLLRVTVVCLTLSRAEQSQVHAVRQAISQALAARAAESDFETLVKEIVSGDMARDIFKVVKTIYPIRRVEITKSKLEQVAAI
- a CDS encoding KEOPS complex subunit Pcc1; amino-acid sequence: MIRIEGTIETPHSLPGCVAAALEPDNLTLIRTTAIEERVRAEIDGTRLRSIIASVDDYLMNLAIAEDVCSAATRRRQSGSEKSGVESGSNGLKNR